One genomic region from Nostoc sphaeroides encodes:
- a CDS encoding XisI protein encodes MDKLTEYPKIIKRILTEYVELCNRRHNRDMETFLIIDEPKGHYIWMNLGWQNGERITGMTVYVRIRDCKFWIEEDWTEDGIATDLVRAGVAKEDIVLAFHEPKMRQYTDFAVAL; translated from the coding sequence ATGGATAAATTAACTGAGTATCCCAAGATAATTAAGCGTATCCTGACAGAGTATGTAGAACTATGTAACCGTCGTCATAACCGAGACATGGAAACATTCTTGATTATTGATGAGCCAAAGGGTCACTATATCTGGATGAACCTTGGTTGGCAAAATGGCGAACGCATTACTGGTATGACTGTCTACGTTCGGATTCGAGATTGCAAATTTTGGATTGAGGAAGATTGGACTGAAGATGGAATCGCAACTGACCTAGTTCGTGCAGGTGTTGCCAAAGAAGATATAGTTTTGGCATTCCATGAGCCTAAGATGCGGCAGTACACAGATTTTGCAGTAGCATTGTAG
- a CDS encoding XisH family protein, protein MPKLDIIHNAVKNALIKDGWVITDDPYIIQYRRTTLYADLGAERPIGAERDGQKLVIEVKSFVGASKIQDLKEALGQYDIYRYLLEETAPDRKLYLAVGAIIYKSFFNQDVIQLILHKHQLPLIVVDTETEQITQWIN, encoded by the coding sequence ATGCCCAAGTTAGACATTATCCATAACGCGGTAAAAAATGCACTGATAAAGGACGGTTGGGTGATTACAGACGATCCCTACATAATTCAGTATCGAAGAACAACATTATATGCTGATCTCGGTGCTGAACGTCCCATCGGGGCTGAACGAGATGGGCAAAAACTTGTTATTGAAGTGAAAAGCTTTGTTGGTGCATCAAAGATACAAGATTTGAAAGAAGCTCTCGGACAGTATGACATCTACCGTTATCTTTTAGAGGAAACAGCACCAGACCGTAAACTTTACCTTGCTGTTGGTGCGATCATTTATAAAAGTTTTTTCAACCAGGATGTGATTCAACTCATCCTCCACAAACATCAACTTCCACTTATTGTTGTCGATACAGAAACAGAGCAAATCACACAATGGATAAATTAA
- the purD gene encoding phosphoribosylamine--glycine ligase codes for MKVLVVGNGGREHALAWKLLQSKQIEQVICVPGNGGTASMERCQNLPLAVDDFEGISRYALSNGITLVIVGPEVPLSKGITDYLQDKGLMVFGPVRAGAQIEASKAWAKALMQEAGIPTARAAVFTQAVAAKSYIKSQGAPIVVKADGLAAGKGVIVAETVAQAESAVDAIFQGQFGSAGEFVVIEECLIGQEVSVLALTDGLTIRPLLPAQDHKRIGDGDTGENTGGMGAYSPAPIATPELMARIQTEVLERAIATLRAKGIDYRGVLYAGLMIAPDGDLKVLEFNCRFGDPETQVILPLLETPLEELLLACVQQRLSELPPIAWKAGASATVVAASGGYPGEYEKGQVITGIDEAEATGATVFHAGTKLNQQQEVVTDGGRVLNVTGIGENFQQAIAQAYTSIKHIQFEGIYYRRDIGHRVASGKQGENP; via the coding sequence GTGAAAGTTTTAGTTGTAGGTAATGGGGGGCGCGAACACGCTCTGGCATGGAAACTGTTGCAATCTAAGCAAATTGAGCAAGTTATCTGTGTACCAGGCAATGGGGGCACAGCAAGTATGGAACGTTGCCAGAACTTGCCCCTAGCAGTAGATGATTTTGAGGGTATAAGCCGATATGCTCTCTCAAATGGGATAACTCTGGTGATAGTTGGGCCAGAAGTCCCCCTGTCTAAGGGAATCACAGATTACCTCCAAGACAAAGGATTGATGGTATTTGGCCCAGTCAGAGCAGGAGCGCAAATTGAGGCGAGTAAAGCTTGGGCAAAAGCCCTGATGCAAGAAGCGGGAATTCCAACGGCACGGGCTGCGGTATTTACACAGGCGGTAGCAGCCAAATCTTACATTAAATCTCAGGGAGCGCCAATTGTCGTCAAAGCTGATGGCTTGGCGGCTGGTAAGGGCGTAATAGTAGCTGAAACAGTTGCACAGGCTGAAAGTGCCGTTGATGCAATTTTTCAGGGACAATTTGGCAGTGCTGGTGAATTTGTCGTCATTGAAGAATGTTTGATTGGGCAAGAGGTATCAGTTTTAGCGTTAACGGATGGGTTAACAATTAGACCCTTGCTGCCAGCTCAAGACCATAAGCGGATTGGTGACGGCGATACGGGAGAAAATACTGGTGGCATGGGAGCATACAGCCCAGCACCCATTGCTACGCCAGAGTTGATGGCACGCATTCAAACAGAAGTCTTAGAAAGAGCGATCGCCACCTTACGAGCTAAAGGCATTGATTACCGAGGTGTACTGTATGCTGGATTAATGATTGCACCCGATGGCGACTTGAAGGTTTTAGAATTCAACTGTCGCTTTGGTGATCCTGAAACCCAGGTGATTTTGCCACTGTTAGAAACACCCTTAGAAGAGTTGCTTCTAGCCTGTGTACAACAGCGATTGAGTGAATTGCCGCCCATTGCTTGGAAAGCAGGAGCATCAGCCACTGTCGTTGCAGCTTCAGGTGGTTATCCAGGAGAATATGAGAAAGGTCAGGTCATTACCGGCATTGATGAGGCAGAGGCAACCGGAGCAACTGTATTTCATGCAGGTACGAAATTGAACCAGCAACAAGAAGTAGTAACAGATGGGGGTCGGGTATTAAATGTGACTGGAATTGGAGAAAATTTTCAGCAAGCGATCGCCCAAGCCTACACTAGTATCAAACATATTCAGTTTGAAGGGATCTATTACCGTAGAGATATTGGGCATAGAGTGGCGAGTGGGAAGCAGGGGGAGAATCCATAA
- a CDS encoding NAD-dependent epimerase/dehydratase family protein: MAKIIVTGSAGFIGSHLAETLLQQGEEVIGIDEFNDYYDPMLKRKNIAHLHQSPGFTLIEGDMQFLDWHKLLKDVDIVYHQAAQAGVRASWGKAFRGYTERNINATQVLLEAAKDAKHLKRLVFASSSSIYGDAETLPTHERICPQPVSPYGITKLASEFLCELYHKNFGVPCVTLRYFTVYGPKQRPDMAFHKFFKSILQDEAIPIYGDGQQTREFTFVSDIIAANLAAAIAPVAVGEIFNIGGGSRVVLAEVLNTIEEIVGKPIKRNHIEKAMGDARHTAADVSKAQKILGYQPQVSLREGLTQEWEWIKSLY, translated from the coding sequence ATGGCTAAAATTATTGTTACTGGATCTGCTGGGTTTATTGGTTCTCATCTTGCAGAAACATTGCTGCAACAAGGAGAAGAAGTGATCGGGATTGATGAATTCAATGATTACTACGATCCGATGTTAAAGCGTAAGAATATTGCACACTTACATCAGTCACCTGGCTTTACATTAATTGAAGGAGATATGCAGTTTTTAGATTGGCACAAACTCCTAAAAGATGTTGATATAGTTTACCATCAAGCGGCGCAAGCAGGTGTTAGAGCAAGTTGGGGTAAAGCTTTTCGAGGTTATACAGAACGCAATATTAATGCTACACAAGTTTTGCTAGAAGCAGCTAAGGATGCTAAACACCTGAAAAGGTTAGTCTTTGCCTCTTCATCTAGTATATATGGTGATGCAGAAACATTACCTACCCATGAGAGAATTTGCCCTCAACCGGTTTCTCCTTACGGCATTACGAAGTTAGCATCGGAGTTTTTATGTGAACTATATCACAAAAACTTTGGTGTGCCCTGTGTGACATTGCGTTATTTTACAGTCTATGGCCCCAAACAGCGCCCAGATATGGCATTTCATAAGTTCTTTAAATCGATTTTGCAGGATGAGGCGATTCCGATTTACGGCGATGGACAGCAAACGCGAGAATTTACCTTTGTTAGTGATATTATCGCCGCTAATTTAGCCGCAGCGATCGCACCCGTTGCAGTGGGAGAAATCTTTAATATCGGTGGCGGTAGCAGGGTAGTTTTAGCAGAAGTCTTAAATACGATTGAAGAAATTGTTGGGAAACCTATCAAAAGAAACCATATAGAAAAAGCGATGGGAGACGCCCGTCACACGGCTGCTGATGTATCTAAAGCGCAGAAAATTCTTGGATATCAGCCGCAAGTTTCCTTGAGAGAGGGTTTGACACAGGAATGGGAGTGGATTAAGTCTTTGTATTAG
- a CDS encoding DUF2157 domain-containing protein, whose protein sequence is MSSPLERPLKFELRLPSSHPQLLEGLDIWLRLGLISDTQVRQLCREFLVCTVVLQPQPEAETKVAFVPSDSVQQLPVAALQSSSRRQPQQKPAKPNFISTMLQSLGAELSVRWLLFLGVFLVVVSSGVLAASQWERFPASGQYGVLFAYTLTFWGLSFWATRQSNLRLTAQTLLIVTLLLVPVNFWAMDSFRLWQNPVDWIVVAIACPTLTAITVLLSKNRSIFPNLLTGKLPLINILALSYLHWGWQLKGFPLIAVYVAMIGTTIITVYHNYQQPNSISEENRHRLSISLPATVIIYALIVLLVRAIFVAKVNVTQLGLAIGICGWLVTWLAQKGETIQNSKFKIQNYSPSSPSSPSSLLLWERLGGTLLFLGWLVSVVNYPMSAIAVSALSLWFVGNRLRQYSLKLDFAAVFVIGLQTIWLGWRLVPDSLQKLAIAISTQLTNSQNEPWALLSIALFPYIILMVALTDRLHRTEKRELAKFGELLTLLFGAFLTTLAIVNPALRSLNLLFSTITLAFVTQRRSPASLPLIYLTHIMGVLTFCFTINWLLPTLSQPAWASILLALMVAEWVFSLSEGLWRRSAWDIGLGLAAASFFVLWMNAESSWYGIANGQAYWGVLWLVTPITLTGVASATIIERRLTSRYLSVLAVGVAQLLTLQLPETRLIGLAVGTGLMFANTRYLRNQISAVITEGFLLSFIVALLWVGAPGLPRLALGGWFVVGAIAILILWLAQTVLNRRGNELAIIYAAASDKWAIALCGFELFGLTLHSILIYSGFITSGFLYLAATAITLTAIVYRSWRQPTNWAFYGIGWSLELLTAQVLGFGEHSTVKIAMPTAASYANIALGLIAQLVGEWWRRRHQLERLPSSFHILPLIYGAFSVLLRVNTFTEWTGLYSLGVALIIIGVGRRREDFKPLLYLGIIGVSISAYELLFYQMLQASGGGLGDGLIAMSALGASIMYAYRILSPWLVGYLRLTPQELKGIAHIHWAWSSCLLMAAIPLPIGVNRLVGLGTGVFLIRYAIFQGRNSQTSPSIFGGITIAEMWVYLGLLEVAGMRVYWRETAVGKFWAGPLVPWNGAIACVVAYFLYILPWENWGWSKKPWQQAAYIIPLIILWETRLQTYPITLVLAAGFYIFLAKVGENIRFTYVSVALIDWALYRWFDSLRLTDALWYVTPIGLSLLYIAQVDTQLKLPEYKTARHILRVLGSGLICGWAILFEQNTPWIPGIFSLIAIFAGLALRVRAFLYIGTATFLITTIYQSVIFSLQYSFLKWVVGLLVGILLIYIAANFETRRAQITSLIRSAIDEFQSWE, encoded by the coding sequence ATGTCATCGCCCCTTGAGCGCCCGCTAAAATTTGAACTTAGGCTGCCATCTTCCCATCCGCAGTTATTAGAAGGACTAGATATATGGCTGCGTTTAGGTTTGATATCCGATACCCAAGTTAGGCAGCTATGCCGAGAATTCCTGGTGTGTACGGTGGTATTGCAACCCCAGCCGGAAGCTGAAACAAAGGTAGCTTTTGTACCTTCCGATTCAGTGCAGCAGTTGCCCGTAGCAGCTTTACAATCTAGTAGCCGTAGACAACCGCAGCAAAAACCAGCTAAACCCAACTTTATCAGCACAATGTTGCAGTCTTTAGGGGCAGAACTGAGTGTGCGTTGGCTACTTTTTCTAGGAGTATTCTTAGTAGTGGTGTCCTCTGGGGTACTGGCTGCGAGTCAGTGGGAGAGGTTTCCGGCTTCTGGACAATATGGAGTTTTATTTGCTTATACTTTGACTTTCTGGGGATTAAGCTTTTGGGCAACTAGGCAAAGCAACCTGAGATTGACGGCTCAAACTTTGCTGATTGTCACCCTTTTGTTAGTCCCAGTAAACTTTTGGGCAATGGATAGCTTTCGGTTGTGGCAAAATCCTGTGGATTGGATTGTAGTTGCGATCGCCTGTCCTACCCTTACTGCTATAACTGTTTTACTCTCCAAAAATCGCAGTATTTTTCCCAATTTACTTACCGGGAAATTACCTCTAATAAATATTCTGGCGCTGAGTTATCTGCATTGGGGTTGGCAATTAAAAGGATTTCCCTTGATTGCCGTTTATGTGGCAATGATCGGCACAACTATTATTACTGTTTATCACAATTACCAACAGCCTAATTCTATCAGTGAGGAAAATCGGCATCGATTAAGTATTAGTTTACCTGCCACTGTAATTATTTATGCTCTGATAGTGCTGCTAGTTCGGGCGATTTTTGTTGCCAAGGTAAATGTCACACAGTTGGGGTTAGCTATTGGCATTTGCGGCTGGTTAGTAACTTGGTTAGCACAGAAGGGGGAAACAATTCAAAATTCAAAATTCAAAATTCAAAATTACTCTCCCTCATCTCCCTCATCCCCCTCATCCCTCTTACTCTGGGAAAGACTGGGCGGTACTCTACTCTTCTTGGGTTGGCTGGTTTCGGTAGTAAATTATCCGATGTCAGCGATCGCTGTAAGTGCTTTGAGTTTGTGGTTTGTGGGGAATCGCTTGCGGCAGTACAGTTTAAAGCTAGACTTTGCAGCAGTTTTCGTCATTGGCTTGCAGACAATTTGGTTAGGTTGGCGATTAGTACCTGATAGCTTACAGAAATTAGCGATCGCAATTAGCACCCAACTCACCAATTCTCAAAATGAACCTTGGGCGTTGCTGAGTATAGCTTTATTTCCATACATAATTTTGATGGTGGCGCTCACAGATAGATTGCATCGCACCGAAAAGCGAGAATTGGCTAAATTTGGCGAACTGCTCACCCTGTTATTTGGAGCTTTTTTAACAACTTTAGCGATCGTAAATCCCGCATTGCGATCGCTAAATCTGCTATTTTCTACCATCACTCTGGCATTCGTCACTCAACGCCGTTCCCCCGCATCCCTTCCTCTGATATATCTAACTCACATCATGGGAGTGCTGACGTTTTGTTTTACCATTAATTGGTTATTACCAACCCTGAGTCAACCAGCCTGGGCAAGTATTTTATTAGCTCTGATGGTTGCAGAATGGGTATTTAGCCTTAGTGAAGGTTTATGGCGACGTAGTGCATGGGACATTGGTTTAGGATTAGCCGCCGCTAGTTTTTTTGTATTGTGGATGAATGCAGAATCATCTTGGTATGGCATAGCTAATGGACAAGCTTATTGGGGAGTCTTATGGCTAGTTACGCCTATAACTCTCACGGGTGTTGCCAGTGCCACAATTATAGAGCGTCGCCTTACTAGCCGTTACTTGAGTGTATTGGCTGTGGGAGTTGCCCAGTTACTGACTTTACAGCTACCAGAAACCAGATTAATCGGTTTGGCTGTGGGTACGGGATTGATGTTCGCAAATACGCGCTATTTGCGAAACCAAATATCTGCGGTAATAACAGAAGGATTTCTTCTAAGTTTCATTGTGGCGCTGTTATGGGTAGGCGCACCTGGCTTACCTCGCCTCGCGCTAGGAGGTTGGTTTGTCGTCGGAGCGATCGCAATCCTAATTTTATGGTTAGCGCAGACAGTTTTGAACCGACGCGGTAACGAATTAGCAATTATATATGCAGCCGCCAGTGATAAATGGGCGATCGCCTTGTGTGGTTTTGAGTTGTTTGGTTTGACACTACACTCAATCCTAATTTACTCAGGGTTTATTACTTCTGGATTTTTGTACTTAGCTGCCACTGCAATCACCTTGACAGCTATTGTTTATCGCAGTTGGCGGCAACCGACAAATTGGGCATTTTATGGCATCGGTTGGTCTTTAGAATTGTTGACTGCCCAGGTGTTGGGATTTGGGGAACATTCAACTGTTAAGATAGCGATGCCTACGGCGGCAAGCTACGCAAATATCGCTTTAGGTTTAATCGCTCAACTTGTCGGCGAGTGGTGGCGACGACGACATCAATTAGAAAGGCTTCCTAGCAGTTTTCACATTTTGCCATTAATTTATGGTGCATTCAGTGTATTGCTGCGGGTGAACACCTTCACCGAGTGGACAGGTTTGTATTCCTTGGGTGTAGCTTTAATTATCATTGGCGTGGGGCGACGGCGCGAAGACTTTAAACCCCTGCTGTACTTAGGAATCATTGGCGTATCCATTTCTGCTTATGAACTTTTGTTCTATCAAATGTTACAAGCTTCAGGAGGAGGATTAGGTGATGGATTGATTGCCATGTCTGCCCTTGGCGCAAGTATCATGTATGCTTACCGCATCCTGTCGCCTTGGCTAGTTGGCTACTTACGCCTAACTCCCCAAGAACTGAAAGGAATTGCTCATATTCATTGGGCTTGGAGTAGTTGTTTATTAATGGCTGCCATTCCTCTTCCCATTGGAGTTAACCGTTTAGTGGGATTGGGAACTGGAGTATTTTTGATTCGCTATGCCATCTTTCAGGGACGAAATTCGCAGACTTCCCCCAGCATTTTCGGAGGAATCACAATAGCCGAGATGTGGGTTTACCTTGGCTTATTAGAAGTAGCTGGGATGAGGGTTTATTGGCGCGAGACAGCAGTGGGAAAATTTTGGGCTGGGCCATTAGTTCCTTGGAATGGTGCGATCGCCTGTGTGGTAGCCTATTTTCTGTACATTCTACCTTGGGAAAATTGGGGTTGGTCTAAAAAACCTTGGCAACAAGCTGCATACATCATACCACTGATAATTTTATGGGAAACTAGACTGCAAACTTACCCGATTACCTTAGTACTCGCAGCTGGATTCTACATCTTCCTTGCAAAGGTGGGTGAAAACATCCGTTTTACTTATGTTAGCGTGGCGTTGATTGATTGGGCGCTTTACCGTTGGTTTGATTCCTTACGCCTAACTGATGCTTTGTGGTATGTAACACCAATTGGGTTATCACTGCTTTATATTGCTCAAGTAGATACCCAACTGAAGCTACCAGAGTATAAAACCGCTCGTCACATTCTGAGAGTATTAGGTAGTGGTTTAATTTGTGGGTGGGCAATTTTATTTGAGCAAAACACACCCTGGATACCGGGAATTTTCAGCCTCATCGCCATTTTTGCCGGATTAGCTTTGCGAGTGAGGGCTTTTCTCTACATTGGTACAGCGACTTTTTTAATCACTACAATCTATCAATCAGTCATTTTTAGCTTGCAGTACTCCTTTTTAAAATGGGTTGTAGGCTTGCTAGTTGGCATCTTACTAATTTACATCGCCGCTAACTTTGAAACCCGTCGCGCTCAAATAACTTCCTTAATTCGTAGCGCCATTGATGAATTTCAATCATGGGAATAG
- a CDS encoding glycosyltransferase family 39 protein, whose amino-acid sequence MKKQFSQNWFISQSSLRFLIIILLVIGVFFRFVNLDKKLYWGDEVFSSLRISGYTQSEMNEQLSNGSLLTIEDLHKYQYPNPEKNAIDTLKGVMLEDSQILPLYLVMNRFWVEWFGNSVAVTRSFSAFISLLTFPCIYWLCKELFESSLVGWIAMALVAVSPIHVVYAQEARAYSLWIVTILISSVALLRAMRLKTKVSWCIYAATLSLGFYTHLFFTLVAFGQGIYVIAIERFRLSKTSIYYLISSLAGFLTFVPWIWIIITNPQPESVSWASAKQTFFASVARWAGIFSRTFLDLGISPSDPGKLKIALIPFILIILALILYSIYIICRRTSKEVWLFVLTLIGAVGLPLLIGDFVFQKRYATSRYTLSSVLGIQLAVAYLFSTKLTSISTKVWQKKLWSLVAFMVIIGGIISCTISSQAQMWWNKVPEKNQELPQIAQIVSEGNKPLLISDASIIPPIQILGHLVDPKVRFQLVKKNQLPEITNGFTDIFLFRPSDFLKAGIEKIYNSKLQQINDLLWKITKST is encoded by the coding sequence ATGAAAAAGCAATTCTCACAGAACTGGTTTATTTCTCAATCTTCACTACGTTTTTTAATCATCATCCTATTAGTAATAGGTGTATTTTTTCGCTTCGTCAATCTTGACAAAAAACTTTATTGGGGCGATGAAGTTTTCTCATCATTACGCATATCTGGCTATACGCAGTCAGAAATGAATGAGCAGTTAAGTAATGGTAGTTTGCTCACTATAGAAGATTTGCATAAATATCAGTATCCAAATCCTGAAAAAAATGCAATTGATACACTTAAAGGGGTTATGTTAGAAGACTCACAGATTCTGCCACTATACCTTGTAATGAACCGGTTTTGGGTAGAGTGGTTTGGCAATTCTGTAGCAGTGACGAGAAGTTTTTCGGCATTTATTAGTCTGCTTACCTTTCCTTGTATTTATTGGCTATGCAAAGAATTGTTTGAGTCTTCACTAGTAGGGTGGATAGCGATGGCGTTGGTAGCCGTTTCACCTATTCATGTCGTGTATGCACAAGAAGCACGAGCATATAGTTTATGGATAGTAACCATCTTAATATCGAGCGTAGCACTGCTGCGAGCTATGCGTCTTAAAACAAAGGTTAGTTGGTGCATTTATGCAGCAACGTTATCATTAGGGTTTTATACTCATCTATTTTTTACATTGGTTGCTTTTGGGCAAGGAATTTATGTAATTGCAATCGAACGCTTTCGATTGAGTAAAACATCGATTTATTACCTGATTTCATCGCTTGCGGGGTTTCTAACTTTCGTACCTTGGATTTGGATTATTATTACCAACCCTCAACCAGAATCAGTAAGTTGGGCAAGTGCTAAACAAACATTTTTTGCGTCAGTTGCAAGGTGGGCTGGGATATTTAGTCGTACCTTTCTTGATTTAGGTATTAGCCCTAGCGATCCAGGAAAACTTAAGATTGCCTTAATTCCTTTCATTTTAATTATTTTAGCTTTAATACTCTACTCAATTTATATTATTTGTCGAAGAACCTCTAAGGAAGTTTGGTTATTTGTCTTAACCTTGATTGGAGCAGTAGGGCTTCCCCTACTGATAGGAGATTTCGTCTTTCAAAAACGATACGCTACTAGTCGATATACACTTTCCTCCGTTTTAGGTATACAGTTAGCTGTTGCTTATTTATTTAGCACTAAACTCACCTCTATTTCTACTAAAGTTTGGCAAAAAAAGCTCTGGTCACTTGTAGCCTTTATGGTAATCATTGGTGGAATCATATCTTGTACGATCAGTTCTCAAGCCCAGATGTGGTGGAACAAAGTACCGGAAAAAAACCAAGAATTGCCACAAATTGCTCAGATTGTTAGTGAAGGTAATAAACCGCTTTTAATTAGTGATGCTAGCATAATTCCACCAATACAAATTCTTGGTCACTTAGTTGATCCAAAAGTCCGATTTCAACTTGTCAAGAAAAATCAATTACCAGAAATTACTAATGGCTTTACTGACATATTCTTATTTCGTCCCTCTGACTTCTTAAAAGCTGGAATTGAGAAAATTTATAACTCAAAGTTACAGCAGATAAACGACTTACTCTGGAAAATAACAAAATCCACCTAA
- a CDS encoding TIGR00300 family protein yields MTSRIRFLMCPPDHYDVDYVINPWMEGNIHKSSRDRAVEQWQGLNQILKQHAIVDLVPPEKGWPDLVFTANAGLVLGTNVVLSRFLHKERQGEEPFFKQWFEANGYTVNELPKDLPFEGAGDALLDREGRWLWAGYGFRSELDSHPYLAKWLDIEVLSLRLIDERFYHLDTCFCPLANGYLLYYPGAFDSYSNRLIEMRVAAEKRIALEEADAVNFACNAVNVDSIVIMNKASDALKTRLADVGFQVLETPLTEFLKAGGAAKCLTLRVTEPVRDELHANVSVESRVIRMEGHLLDAGLINRALDLIIDAGGSFKVLNFNLGEQRQSTSAAEVRVSAPSHEVMEEIISRLIDLGAVDLPHDERDAKLEPVIQDGVAPDDFYVSTIYPTEVRINGQWVKVENQRMDGAIAITQTANGFVARCKILRDLKVGERVIVDVLGIRTIRKTESRELRSTQEFSFMSAGVSSERRVELVVEQVAWELRKIRDAGGKVVVTAGPVVIHTGGGEHLAQLIREGYVQALLGGNAIAVHDIEQNIMGTSLGVDMKRGVAVHGGHRHHLKVINSIRRYGSIHKAVEAGAIKSGVMYECVHNNVPFVLAGSIRDDGPLPDTVMDLIQAQEEYAKHLEGAEMILMLSSMLHSIGVGNMTPAGVKMVCVDINPAVVTKLSDRGSVESVGVVTDVGLFLSLLIQQLDKLTSPYVNKVG; encoded by the coding sequence ATGACTTCCCGTATTCGCTTTTTGATGTGCCCTCCTGACCACTACGATGTAGACTATGTGATTAATCCTTGGATGGAAGGGAATATTCACAAGTCATCGCGCGATCGCGCCGTGGAACAGTGGCAGGGACTAAACCAGATCCTTAAACAACACGCCATTGTAGACTTAGTACCACCTGAAAAAGGTTGGCCAGATTTGGTTTTTACCGCCAACGCTGGCTTAGTACTGGGGACTAATGTCGTCCTCAGTCGCTTTTTACACAAAGAACGTCAGGGAGAGGAGCCTTTCTTCAAACAATGGTTTGAGGCAAATGGTTATACAGTCAATGAACTTCCCAAAGATTTGCCCTTTGAGGGAGCAGGGGATGCACTCCTGGATCGAGAAGGACGCTGGTTATGGGCGGGATACGGTTTCCGCTCAGAATTAGATTCTCACCCTTATTTAGCTAAATGGCTGGATATAGAGGTGCTATCCCTGCGACTCATAGACGAACGTTTTTATCACTTGGATACCTGTTTTTGTCCCCTAGCAAATGGCTATTTGCTATACTATCCAGGGGCTTTTGATTCTTACTCCAACCGCTTAATCGAAATGCGAGTCGCAGCCGAAAAGCGAATCGCACTTGAAGAGGCTGATGCAGTCAACTTCGCTTGTAATGCGGTGAATGTAGATAGCATCGTCATCATGAACAAGGCGAGTGATGCTTTGAAAACCCGCCTAGCAGATGTAGGTTTCCAAGTGCTGGAAACACCGCTTACCGAATTTCTCAAAGCTGGCGGTGCAGCTAAATGCTTAACTTTGCGGGTAACAGAACCAGTTAGAGATGAACTTCATGCCAATGTCTCGGTAGAAAGCCGTGTCATTCGCATGGAGGGACACTTGCTCGACGCAGGCTTAATTAACCGCGCTTTGGATTTGATTATAGACGCTGGGGGAAGCTTCAAAGTCCTGAATTTTAACTTGGGAGAACAGCGCCAAAGTACCTCAGCCGCCGAGGTTAGGGTATCAGCGCCATCCCATGAGGTGATGGAAGAGATCATCTCCCGATTGATTGATTTGGGTGCTGTAGATTTACCCCATGATGAGCGAGACGCTAAACTTGAGCCGGTAATTCAAGATGGTGTTGCGCCCGATGATTTCTACGTCAGTACAATTTATCCCACCGAAGTGCGAATTAATGGCCAGTGGGTGAAGGTGGAAAATCAACGCATGGATGGCGCGATCGCAATTACTCAAACTGCTAATGGCTTTGTCGCTCGGTGTAAAATACTACGCGATTTAAAAGTTGGCGAACGAGTAATTGTAGATGTGCTAGGTATCCGCACCATCCGCAAAACTGAATCACGCGAACTCCGCAGCACCCAAGAATTTAGCTTTATGTCGGCGGGGGTTTCTAGCGAACGGCGCGTGGAATTGGTTGTTGAGCAAGTAGCTTGGGAATTACGTAAAATCCGCGATGCGGGTGGTAAGGTAGTTGTCACGGCTGGCCCGGTGGTGATTCACACTGGTGGCGGCGAACACTTGGCGCAACTGATTCGGGAAGGATATGTGCAAGCATTGCTGGGTGGTAATGCGATCGCAGTTCACGATATCGAGCAAAATATCATGGGCACTTCCTTGGGTGTAGACATGAAGCGGGGTGTCGCCGTGCATGGTGGACACCGCCATCACCTGAAGGTAATTAATAGTATCCGCCGTTATGGCAGCATTCATAAAGCTGTGGAGGCGGGAGCAATTAAAAGTGGCGTGATGTATGAGTGTGTCCACAATAATGTACCTTTTGTGCTTGCGGGATCGATTCGGGATGACGGGCCTTTGCCTGATACCGTAATGGATTTGATTCAAGCACAGGAGGAATATGCTAAACACCTAGAAGGTGCGGAGATGATTTTGATGCTGTCATCGATGCTGCACTCTATTGGCGTGGGAAATATGACTCCGGCGGGGGTGAAAATGGTGTGTGTAGATATTAATCCAGCTGTGGTAACTAAGTTAAGCGATCGCGGTTCTGTAGAATCGGTGGGTGTGGTGACAGATGTGGGATTATTCTTGAGTCTGTTGATTCAGCAGTTGGATAAGTTGACAAGTCCTTATGTAAATAAGGTAGGTTAA